One region of Candidatus Omnitrophota bacterium genomic DNA includes:
- the folK gene encoding 2-amino-4-hydroxy-6-hydroxymethyldihydropteridine diphosphokinase has protein sequence MITCYIGIGSNLGDRRRNIDAAIEALKNSEAITFNRRSSIYETEPVDAPLVNGAPQGRFLNGVLEIETALSPGDLLKRLHEIEASLGRKRSARNAPRQIDLDILYYGSMMIDEEGLKIPHPRIGKREFVLQGLRELGKA, from the coding sequence ATGATCACCTGCTACATCGGTATCGGTTCCAATCTCGGAGATAGGCGGCGTAATATCGATGCCGCGATCGAGGCGCTTAAGAATAGCGAAGCGATAACATTTAACAGGCGCTCTTCGATATACGAAACGGAACCTGTTGACGCTCCGCTTGTAAATGGCGCTCCGCAAGGCAGGTTTTTAAACGGCGTCCTGGAGATCGAGACGGCTCTTTCGCCCGGGGATCTTTTAAAACGATTGCATGAGATAGAGGCATCATTGGGCAGGAAAAGATCCGCGAGGAACGCGCCCAGGCAGATCGACCTCGACATTCTTTATTACGGCAGTATGATGATAGACGAGGAAGGGCTTAAGATACCTCATCCTCGAATAGGAAAAAGGGAATTTGTTTTGCAGGGTTTAAGAGAATTGGGGAAGGCATAG
- the panC gene encoding pantoate--beta-alanine ligase — protein sequence MKVVDTISRMSTLVNIFKKEGKTVGLVPTMGYFHEGHLSLIRAARKHTDVVVVSIFINPMQFGPKEDFEKYPRDLKRDEQMATAAGADIIFYPSVKDIYPAGYSTYVIVESLTDNLCGASRPGHFKGVTTIVAKLFNIVKPSIAYFGQKDAQQAVIIKKMVQDLNMGVEVKVMPIVREADGLAMSSRNVFLSASERRDAVVLRESLKKAESAVNSGEKETKKIIKIMEDAIARVPGAKIDYISIVSTADLKDVKLINREALIAIAVFIGKTRLIDNVIIKTDSGDIANRKG from the coding sequence GTGAAAGTAGTCGATACTATATCGAGGATGTCCACCCTCGTAAACATCTTCAAAAAAGAAGGCAAAACTGTCGGTCTTGTCCCGACCATGGGATATTTCCATGAAGGCCACCTCTCGCTGATACGCGCCGCAAGAAAACACACCGATGTCGTCGTGGTCAGCATATTTATTAATCCCATGCAGTTCGGACCTAAGGAAGATTTTGAAAAATACCCCCGGGATCTGAAACGTGATGAGCAGATGGCGACTGCCGCCGGCGCGGATATTATTTTCTATCCCTCGGTAAAAGACATATATCCCGCGGGATATTCCACCTATGTTATCGTGGAATCCTTGACGGATAACCTTTGCGGGGCGTCGCGTCCGGGCCATTTCAAAGGCGTTACCACCATAGTCGCGAAATTGTTCAATATAGTTAAGCCCAGCATCGCCTATTTTGGACAGAAGGACGCCCAACAGGCGGTGATCATAAAAAAGATGGTGCAGGATCTGAATATGGGTGTCGAGGTTAAGGTTATGCCGATTGTGCGCGAAGCGGACGGCCTGGCCATGAGCTCGCGCAACGTATTCTTATCGGCCTCCGAAAGGCGCGACGCCGTCGTTCTGCGCGAATCTTTGAAAAAGGCGGAGAGCGCGGTGAATTCGGGGGAGAAAGAAACGAAGAAGATAATAAAGATCATGGAAGATGCGATCGCCCGTGTTCCGGGCGCGAAGATAGATTATATTTCTATCGTAAGTACCGCGGATTTAAAAGACGTGAAACTGATAAACAGAGAAGCGCTCATAGCTATAGCGGTTTTTATAGGTAAAACACGGCTTATCGATAATGTCATTATTAAAACGGACAGCGGCGATATTGCAAACAGGAAGGGATAG
- the nadA gene encoding quinolinate synthase NadA translates to MTNNANSDQKYNDTLKKKIEKLKKKRNAVIIAHNYQRDEIQEIADISGDSLALSQAAVRTDADIIVFCGVQFMAESASILNPGKKVLLPVIEAGCPLADMITPAKLRAKKTEHPGAAVVCYVNSSAEVKAESDIACTSSNAVQVVRALKEKDIIFVPDKNLGRYVQTQLPDKNIILWDGFCPTHIRVQEEDVVKTKQAHPKAEVIAHPECNPEVLALADHICATGGMFKYVKASSATEFIISTESGMLYKLQKENPGKKFYLPTPHLVCANMKLITLGWVAQSLENMVYEIKVSSEVREKAKKTLDRMLAITGETKGAALAGY, encoded by the coding sequence ATGACGAATAACGCAAATAGCGACCAAAAATATAACGATACGCTTAAGAAAAAGATCGAGAAACTAAAGAAGAAGCGTAATGCAGTAATAATCGCGCATAATTATCAGCGCGACGAGATACAGGAGATAGCGGATATAAGCGGCGACTCGCTCGCTCTCTCGCAGGCCGCCGTCAGGACAGACGCAGATATCATAGTCTTCTGCGGTGTCCAATTCATGGCGGAGTCGGCATCGATACTCAATCCGGGTAAGAAAGTCCTTCTGCCGGTCATTGAAGCGGGTTGTCCTTTGGCGGATATGATAACGCCGGCGAAACTGCGCGCGAAAAAAACCGAGCATCCCGGGGCGGCCGTCGTCTGCTATGTCAATTCGTCCGCCGAAGTGAAGGCCGAGAGCGATATAGCGTGCACGTCCAGTAACGCCGTGCAGGTTGTCCGGGCGTTGAAGGAGAAGGATATAATATTCGTTCCGGATAAAAATCTGGGACGATATGTTCAAACGCAGTTACCGGATAAAAATATAATATTATGGGATGGGTTCTGCCCGACGCATATAAGGGTGCAGGAAGAGGATGTGGTCAAGACGAAACAGGCTCATCCTAAAGCCGAAGTTATAGCGCATCCGGAATGTAACCCCGAAGTGTTGGCGCTCGCCGATCATATATGCGCCACAGGCGGTATGTTCAAATATGTCAAAGCATCAAGCGCTACAGAATTCATAATCTCAACCGAATCCGGCATGTTGTACAAATTGCAGAAAGAGAACCCGGGCAAGAAGTTCTACCTTCCGACGCCTCATCTCGTTTGCGCCAACATGAAGCTTATAACGCTGGGATGGGTTGCTCAGTCGCTCGAGAATATGGTTTATGAGATAAAGGTTTCCAGCGAGGTTAGGGAGAAAGCGAAGAAGACGCTCGATAGGATGCTTGCCATAACGGGCGAAACAAAAGGCGCGGCGCTGGCCGGATATTAA
- a CDS encoding aspartate dehydrogenase: protein MKKIRIGIIGCGTIGSQVACACQDVLKDKMELAALCDSDNAKAEFLRKTFKPEPVILGQDELIKKCDLIVEAASASVSGEVLDMCIDAGKDCMIMSVGGLIGRERSLKRACEKGVRVYIPSGALCGVDGLKSAAVGRIDSVTLTTRKPPKGLEGAPYLKSRNIDVLDITGESLIFEGTAEEAIKAFPQNVNVSAVLSIAGLGAKNTRVRIIASPEYTKNVHEVEIDGEFGRIFTRTENVPSKANPRTSGMAIFSAIATLKGIADSVRIGT from the coding sequence ATGAAAAAGATAAGGATCGGGATAATAGGATGCGGCACCATAGGCTCGCAGGTTGCCTGCGCGTGCCAGGACGTTTTGAAAGATAAGATGGAACTGGCCGCGCTTTGCGACAGCGATAACGCCAAAGCCGAGTTCTTACGAAAAACGTTTAAGCCGGAACCGGTTATTTTAGGGCAGGACGAATTGATAAAGAAATGTGATCTCATTGTAGAGGCGGCGAGCGCTTCTGTCTCCGGGGAAGTCCTGGATATGTGTATAGACGCCGGCAAGGATTGCATGATAATGAGCGTCGGCGGGCTTATCGGCCGGGAGCGGTCTTTGAAAAGGGCCTGTGAGAAAGGCGTCCGGGTTTATATCCCGAGCGGCGCGTTGTGCGGGGTAGACGGATTAAAATCGGCGGCGGTTGGCAGGATAGATTCCGTTACGCTTACGACCAGAAAACCGCCGAAGGGCTTGGAGGGCGCGCCATATCTAAAATCGAGAAATATAGACGTGCTCGATATAACGGGCGAATCGCTGATCTTCGAGGGGACAGCCGAAGAGGCGATCAAGGCATTCCCTCAGAATGTTAATGTTTCCGCGGTATTGAGTATCGCGGGCCTGGGCGCTAAAAATACGCGTGTTCGGATAATAGCTTCACCCGAATATACGAAGAACGTCCATGAAGTCGAGATCGATGGCGAGTTCGGCAGGATATTTACCAGAACGGAGAATGTGCCGTCGAAGGCGAATCCCAGGACGAGCGGGATGGCGATCTTCTCGGCGATAGCGACGCTGAAAGGGATCGCGGACAGCGTCAGGATAGGCACGTGA
- a CDS encoding ATP-binding protein: MRLLSKTGNYISAGIGRAIADYNLIENKDKILVGVSGGKDSLSLLRLLAERRKWAPVKYELIAIHIETDLQCMPRAYARILREFFKENKVKYLFKKIKLKNDDRKKSCFWCSWNRRKALFLAAEKLGCNKIALGHHKDDIAETLLLNMFYKGEFAAMNPSQELFGGKITIIRPLCYVEEKNMRKFARECGFPVQVCRCPSAETSKRLVMKNIIRQLEKDCPAVKTNIFKSVSRVKEEYINLHPLKI; this comes from the coding sequence GTGAGACTGTTGAGCAAGACCGGGAATTATATCTCGGCCGGGATCGGCAGGGCGATCGCCGACTATAATCTCATAGAGAATAAGGACAAAATACTCGTCGGTGTTTCCGGGGGTAAGGACAGCCTGTCGCTTTTGAGGCTTCTTGCCGAGCGCAGGAAATGGGCGCCTGTAAAATATGAGCTTATCGCGATACACATCGAGACGGATCTTCAATGCATGCCCAGAGCGTACGCGAGGATTTTAAGAGAGTTTTTTAAAGAGAATAAGGTAAAGTACCTTTTCAAAAAAATAAAGTTAAAGAACGACGACAGGAAGAAATCGTGTTTCTGGTGTTCGTGGAACAGGAGAAAAGCGCTTTTTCTGGCGGCAGAGAAACTTGGCTGTAACAAAATAGCTTTGGGGCATCATAAGGACGATATAGCCGAAACGCTTCTTCTCAATATGTTTTATAAAGGCGAATTCGCGGCAATGAATCCGTCGCAGGAGCTTTTCGGAGGCAAGATAACGATAATAAGGCCCCTCTGCTACGTCGAGGAAAAGAATATGCGCAAATTTGCCCGTGAATGCGGTTTTCCCGTACAGGTGTGCAGGTGTCCGAGCGCCGAGACGTCGAAGCGGCTGGTCATGAAGAATATTATACGGCAGTTGGAGAAGGACTGCCCGGCCGTAAAAACGAATATTTTTAAAAGTGTTTCACGGGTGAAGGAAGAGTATATTAATTTGCACCCATTAAAAATATAA